In one Deltaproteobacteria bacterium RBG_16_64_85 genomic region, the following are encoded:
- a CDS encoding Fis family transcriptional regulator produces the protein MAYSVLVVDDEINIRKTLNGVLTDEGYKVLLAETAEKAVDVLSRSLVDAVLLDVWLPEMDGLEALRRIREMYPLLPVIMISGHGTIDMAVKAVKNGAFDFIEKPISLDKLLITLSRAIEREIMRSENVELKERVERKYRLVGESAAMRKLRGEIAAAGPTNASVLISGENGSGKEIVAREIHRHSRRAGKPFIAVNCAAIPEELIESELFGHERGAFTGAVGKRRGRFEMADGGTLFLDEVGDMSPRTQAKILRVLEERAFERVGGGEKIRTDVRILAATNRNLPKEVPAGRFREDLYFRLNVFPIFVPALRDRKEDIPPIASHFIEEICREQGKETKKFSGEAMQRMLAHSWPGNIRELRNVVERLVILSMEQRIEEDTVRRVLAADLPSPEAPLAQAFDEENFREATLAFEKAYLERKLRENDFNVSRTAERLGLDRTSIHRKMKQLGIAAEGGRR, from the coding sequence ATGGCGTATTCCGTCCTTGTTGTCGATGACGAGATCAACATCCGGAAAACCCTCAACGGGGTGCTCACCGACGAGGGATACAAGGTACTGCTGGCGGAGACTGCGGAGAAGGCGGTGGACGTGCTGTCCCGCTCCCTCGTCGACGCCGTCCTGCTGGATGTCTGGCTGCCCGAGATGGACGGGCTGGAAGCCCTCCGGAGGATCCGTGAGATGTATCCGCTCCTGCCGGTCATCATGATCTCGGGGCACGGGACGATCGACATGGCGGTCAAGGCGGTGAAAAACGGCGCGTTCGATTTCATCGAAAAACCCATCTCCCTGGACAAGCTCCTGATCACGCTCTCACGCGCCATCGAGCGGGAGATCATGCGGTCGGAGAACGTGGAGCTCAAGGAACGGGTGGAGCGCAAGTACCGCCTGGTGGGGGAGTCGGCGGCGATGCGGAAGCTCCGCGGGGAAATCGCGGCGGCGGGGCCCACCAACGCCTCGGTGCTCATCAGCGGGGAGAACGGCTCCGGGAAGGAGATCGTCGCGCGGGAGATCCACCGCCACAGCCGCCGGGCGGGCAAACCGTTCATCGCCGTGAACTGCGCAGCCATTCCCGAGGAACTGATCGAGTCGGAGCTGTTCGGGCACGAGCGGGGCGCCTTCACGGGGGCCGTCGGCAAACGGCGCGGCCGGTTCGAGATGGCGGACGGCGGGACGCTGTTCCTGGACGAGGTGGGGGACATGAGCCCCCGGACGCAGGCCAAGATCCTGCGGGTCCTGGAAGAGAGGGCGTTCGAACGCGTCGGGGGAGGCGAGAAGATCCGCACCGACGTCCGGATCCTGGCGGCCACGAACCGGAACCTCCCGAAAGAAGTCCCCGCAGGCCGGTTCCGCGAGGATCTCTACTTCCGTCTGAACGTCTTCCCCATCTTCGTTCCGGCGCTGCGGGACCGCAAGGAAGACATCCCTCCGATCGCGAGCCACTTCATCGAGGAGATCTGCAGGGAACAGGGAAAGGAAACGAAGAAGTTCTCGGGGGAAGCGATGCAGCGGATGCTGGCGCACTCCTGGCCGGGCAACATCCGCGAACTGCGCAACGTGGTGGAGCGTCTCGTGATCCTCTCGATGGAGCAACGGATCGAGGAGGACACCGTGCGGCGGGTGTTGGCGGCCGACCTCCCCTCCCCGGAGGCGCCTCTCGCGCAGGCGTTCGACGAGGAGAATTTCCGGGAGGCGACACTGGCCTTCGAGAAGGCGTACCTGGAGCGCAAGCTCCGCGAGAACGACTTCAACGTGAGCCGCACCGCGGAGAGGCTGGGCCTGGACCGGACCAGCATCCACCGGAAGATGAAGCAGCTGGGGATCGCCGCCGAAGGCGGCCGGCGGTAG